Proteins from one Silurus meridionalis isolate SWU-2019-XX chromosome 3, ASM1480568v1, whole genome shotgun sequence genomic window:
- the lims2 gene encoding LIM and senescent cell antigen-like-containing domain protein 2: MEAQKQGIPASIPENEELTELQINGVQDRENGGEAEVPLAKSQRRRSDVKVYKEFCDFYARFNMANALANAVCELCKTGFTPSEKIVNSNGELYHEQCFVCAQCFQQFSEGLYYEFDDRKYCEHDFHMLFAPCCNQCGEFIIGRVIKAMNNSWHPECFRCNICHAVLADVGFAKNAGRHLCRPCHIRERACGLGKYICQKCHTIIDEQPLIFKSDPYHPDHFNCSNCGKELTADARELKNELYCLPCHDKMGVPICGACRRPVEGRVVNAVGKQWHVEHFVCAKCEKPFLGHQHYERKGLAYCETHYNLLFGDVCHHCNHVIEGEVISALNKAWCINCFSCSTCSSKLTPKDKFVELDLKPVCKQCYERMPTQLKHRLAKREHDSKDKRKKMGICL, translated from the exons ATGGAGGCACAAAAACAAGGAATTCCAGCTTCAATTCCTGAGAATGAAGAGCTCACGGAGTTGCAGATAAATGGGGTCCAGGACAGGGAGAATGGTGGAGAAGCTGAAGTTCCTCTAGCCAAATCTCAGAGAAGACGCAGTGATGTGAAAGTCTATAAGGAGTTTTGTGACTTCTATGCTCGTTT TAATATGGCAAACGCTCTTGCTAATGCTGTTTGTGAACTCTGCAAAACTGGCTTCACTCCTTCTGAGAAAATTGTAAACAGTAATGGGGAATTGTATCATGAGCAGTGTTTCGTGTGTGCACAGTGTTTTCAGCAATTTTCAGAAGGCTTATATTATGAG TTTGACGACCGAAAATACTGTGAGCATGATTTCCACATGCTCTTTGCTCCATGTTGTAATCAGTGTG GGGAGTTCATTATCGGTCGTGTCATTAAGGCCATGAACAATAGTTGGCACCCAGAGTGTTTTCGCTGTAATATCTGCCACGCTGTGCTTGCTGATGTTGGATTTGCAAAGAATGCAGGCAG ACACCTGTGTCGTCCATGCCACATCCGCGAGAGAGCCTGTGGCCTGGGCAAGTATATTTGCCAGAAGTGTCACACTATCATCGATGAACAGCCGCTGATCTTCAAGAGTGATCCATACCACCCTGATCACTTTAACTGCAGCAACTGTGG taAGGAGCTCACTGCTGATGCTCGGGAGCTAAAGAATGAGTTGTATTGCTTGCCGTGCCATGACAAGATGGGCGTGCCAATCTGTGGGGCATGCAGGAGACCAGTAGAGGGCAGAGTGGTGAATGCAGTTGGCAAGCAATGGCATGTTGAG caTTTTGTGTGTGCTAAGTGTGAGAAACCTTTCCTGGGCCATCAGCATTATGAACGCAAAGGTCTGGCTTACTGCGAGACCCACTACAATCTG cTCTTTGGAGATGTCTGTCACCACTGCAACCATGTCATTGAAGGAGAAG TCATTTCAGCACTAAATAAAGCCTGGTGCATCAACTGCTTTTCCTGTTCCACCTGCAGTTCTAAGCTGACCCCAAA GGACAAGTTTGTGGAGCTTGATCTGAAGCCTGTATGCAAACAGTGCTATGAAAGAATGCCAACGCAGCTCAAGCATCGTCTAGCTAAGCGGGAACATGACTCCaaggacaaaagaaagaaaatgggtATCTGTCTGTAA